Proteins found in one Canis aureus isolate CA01 chromosome 19, VMU_Caureus_v.1.0, whole genome shotgun sequence genomic segment:
- the USP19 gene encoding ubiquitin carboxyl-terminal hydrolase 19 isoform X4, whose protein sequence is MSGGASATGPRRGPPGLEEATSKKKQKDRANQESKDGDPRRGSTSSREEQAKEELLLDWRQSADEVIVKLRVGAGPLRLEEVDAAFTDTDCVVRLPGGRQWGGVFYAEIESSCTKVQARKGGLLQLALPKKVPLLTWPSLLKKPLGTQEVVPGLRCQENGQEPSPIALEPGPEPRRAKQEARNQKRAQGRGEVGAGAGPGAQAGPSAKRAVHLRRGPEGEGSRDGPGPRGDAPPFLAETATQAEAEEQLRVPPLNPQTCLLGSEENLALLTGEKTVSPRNDPVSPAMSRSRDPEKGDRSKEEMAVAADAVTLVDGKEPESMVNLAFVKNDSYEKGPDSVVVHVYVKEIRRDTSRVLFREQDFTLIFQTRDGNFLRLHPGCGPHTLFRWQVKLRNLIEPEQCTFCFTASRIDICLRKRQSQRWGGLEAPAARVGGAKVAVPTGPTPLDSAPPGGTPHPLTGQEEARAVEKEKPKPRSEDTGLDGVAARTPMEHVAPKPEPHLASPKPTCMVPPMPHSPVSGDSVEEEEEEEKKVCLPGFTGLVNLGNTCFMNSVIQSLSNTRELRDFFHDRSFETEINYNNPLGTGGRLAIGFAVLLRALWKGTHHAFQPSKLKAIVASKASQFTGYAQHDAQEFMAFLLDGLHEDLNRIQNKPYTETVDSDGRPDEVVAEEAWQRHKMRNDSFIVDLFQGQYKSKLVCPVCAKVSITFDPFLYLPVPLPQKQKVLPVFYFAREPHSKPIKFLVSISKENSSASEVLDSLSQSVHVKPENLRLAEVIKNRFHRVFLPSHSLDTVSPSDTLLCFELLSPELAKERVVVLEVQQRPQVPSIPISKCAACQRKQQSEDEKLKRCTRCYRVGYCNQLCQKTHWPDHKGLCRPENIGYPFLVSVPASRLIYARLAQLLEGYARYSVSVFQPPFQPGRMALESQGPGCTTLLSTSSLEAGDSERDPIQPPELQLVTPVAEGDTGVPRAWAAPDRGPVPSTSGVSSEVLASGPVEVGSLPAGERVSRPEAAVPGYQHPSEAMNSHTPQFFIYKIDASNREQRLEDKGDTPLELGEDCSLALVWRNNERLQEFVLVASKELECAEDPGSAGEAARAGHFTLDQCLNLFTRPEVLAPEEAWYCPQCKQHREASKQLLLWRLPNVLIVQLKRFSFRSFIWRDKINDLVEFPVRNLDLSKFCIGQKEEQLPSYDLYAVINHYGGMIGGHYTACARLPNDRSSQRSDVGWRLFDDSTVTTVDESQVVTRYAYVLFYRRRNSPVERPPRAGHSEHHPDLGPAAEAAASQASRIWRELEAEEEPVPEGPVPLGPWGPQDWVGPPPRGPTTSDEGCLRYFVLGTVAALVALVLNMFYPLVSQSCWR, encoded by the exons ATGTCTGGTGGGGCCAGCGCCACAGGCCCAAGGAGGGGTCCCCCAGGATTGGAGGAGGCCACCAGTAAGAAGAAGCAGAAGGATCGAGCAAACCAGGAGAGCAAGGATGGAGATCCTAGGAGAG GGTCGACATCTTCTCGGGAGGAGCAGGCCAAAGAGG AGTTGTTGCTTGATTGGAGGCAGAGTGCAGATGAGGTGATTGTCAAGCTGCGTGTGGGAGCAGGTCCCCTGCGGCTGGAGGAAGTGGATGCTGCTTTCACGGACACAGACTGCGTGGTGCGGCTTCCAG GTGGTCGGCAGTGGGGTGGTGTTTTCTACGCTGAAATAGAAAGTTCTTGCACCAAAGTACAAGCTCGTAAAGGTGGCCTCCTGCAGCTGGCACTGCCCAAGAAGGTGCCTCTGCTCACATGGCCCTCTCTTCTG AAGAAACCTCTAGGGACCCAGGAGGTGGTACCAGGGCTGCGGTGCCAGGAGAATGGGCAGGAGCCATCTCCCATTGCTCTGGAGCCAGGCCCTGAGCCCCGTCGGGCTAAACAGGAGGCCCGGAACCAGAAGCGGGCCCAGGGCCGTGGTGAGGTAGGCGCAGGGGCTGGCCCCGGGGCCCAGGCAGGCCCCAGCGCCAAGAGGGCTGTGCATCTCCgcagagggccagagggggaaggGTCCAGAGATGGGCCTGGACCCCGGGGTGATGCCCCCCCCTTCTTGGCTGagacagccacccag GCAGAAGCTGAGGAACAGCTCCGGGTACCACCATTGAACCCCCAGACCTGCCTCTTGGGCTCAGAGGAGAATCTAGCACTCTTGACAGGAGAAAAGACTGTGTCTCCCAGGAATGACCCAGTCTCCCCAGCCATGTCCCGGAGCAGAGACCCTGAGAAAGGTGACCGTTCCAAAGAGGAGATGGCAGTGGCAGCAGATGCTGTAACCTTGGTGGATGGTAAAG AGCCGGAATCCATGGTGAACCTGGCATTTGTCAAGAATGACTCATATGAAAAGGGGCCAGATTCCGTGGTGGTGCACGTGTACGTGAAAGAAATCCGCAGGGACACCTCTCGAGTGCTTTTCCGCGAGCAGGACTTCACACTTATCTTCCAGACCAG GGATGGAAACTTCCTGAGACTACACCCGGGCTGTGGGCCCCACACCCTCTTCCGTTggcaggtgaagctcag GAACCTGATTGAACCTGAGCAGTGCACCTTCTGCTTCACCGCCTCTCGCATTGACATCTGCCTCCGTAAGCGGCAAAGTCAGCGCTGGGGGGGCCTGGAGGCCCCAGCTGCACGAG TGGGTGGTGCAAAGGTTGCCGTGCCGACAGGTCCAACCCCTCTGGATTCAGCACCACCAGGAGGtacccctcaccccctcacaGGACAGGAGGAAGCTCGGGCTGTGGAGAAGGAAAAACCCAAGCCTCGGTCTGAGGACACGGGGTTGGATGGTGTGGCTGCCCGTACGCCCATGGAGCATGTAGCCCCAAAGCCAGAGCCACACCTGGCCTCG CCCAAGCCCACATGTATGGTGCCTCCAATGCCTCATAGCCCAGTGAGTGGAGAcagtgtggaggaagaggaggaggaagagaagaaggtgTGTCTGCCAGGCTTCACTGGCCTTGTCAACCTAGGCAACACTTGCTTCATGAACAGTGTTATTCAGTCTTTGTCTAACACTCGGGAGCTCCGTGACTTCTTCCATG ACCGCTCCTTTGAGACTGAGATCAACTACAACAACCCATTGGGGACTGGTGGGCGTCTGGCCATTGGCTTTGCTGTGCTGCTCCGGGCGCTATGGAAGGGCACTCACCATGCCTTCCAGCCTTCCAAGTTGAAG GCCATTGTGGCGAGCAAGGCCAGCCAGTTCACAGGCTATGCACAGCATGATGCCCAGGAGTTCATGGCTTTCTTGCTGGATGGGCTGCATGAAGACCTGAATCGCATTCAGAACAAGCCATACACAGAGACTGTGGACTCGGATGGGCGGCCTGATGAG GTGGTGGCTGAAGAAGCATGGCAGCGGCATAAGATGCGGAATGACTCTTTCATCGTAGACCTATTTCAGGGGCAGTATAAGTCGAAGCTGGTGTGCCCTGTGTGTGCCAAG GTCTCCATCACTTTCGACCCATTCCTCTACCTGCCGGTACCCTTGCCACAGAAGCAGAAGGTTCTCCCCGTCTTCTATTTTGCCCGGGAGCCCCACAGCAAGCCTATCAAG TTTCTGGTGAGCATCAGCAAGGAGAACTCCAGCGCAAGTGAAGTGTTGGACTCCCTGTCTCAGAGTGTCCACGTGAAGCCTGAGAACCTGCGTCTGGCTGAG GTGATAAAGAATCGTTTCCACCGTGTGTTCCTGCCCTCCCACTCATTGGACACCGTGTCCCCATCTGACACACTCCTCTGCTTTGAGCTGCTATCCCCAGAGTTGGCTAAGGAACGGGTGGTGGTGCTAGAGGTGCAGCAG CGCCCCCAGGTGCCCAGCATCCCCATCTCCAAGTGTGCAGCCTGCCAGCGGAAGCAGCAGTCAGAAGATGAGAAGCTGAAGCGTTGTACTCGGTGCTACCGCGTGGGCTACTGCAACCA gcTCTGCCAGAAAACCCACTGGCCTGACCACAAGGGTCTCTGCCGCCCTGAGAATATTGGCTACCCATTTCTGGTCAGTGTACCTGCCTCACGTCTCATTTACGCTCGTCTTGCTCAGCTGCTAGAGGGCTATGCCCG GTACTCTGTGAGTGTATTCCAGCCACCCTTCCAGCCTGGCCGCATGGCCTTGGagtcccagggccctggctgcACTACGTTGCTCTCCACTAGCTCCCTGGAGGCTGGGGACAGTGAGAGGGACCCGATTCAGCCGCCTGAGCTCCAGTTGGTGACCCCTGTGGCTGAGGGGGACACAGGGGTCCCTCGGGCATGGGCGGCCCCTGACCGGGGCCCTGTGCCCAGCACCAGTGGCGTTTCTTCTGAGGTGCTGGCCAGTGGGCCTGTTGAAGTTGGCTCCTTGCCTGCTGGTGAGAGGGTGTCTCGGCCCGAAG CTGCTGTGCCCGGATATCAGCATCCAAGTGAAGCCATGAACTCCCACACACCCCagttcttcatctataaaattgatgCATCTAACCGAGAGCAGCGGCTGGAGGACAAAG GAGACACCCCCCTGGAGCTGGGTGAGGACTGTAGTCTGGCTCTAGTCTGGCGAAACAATGAGCGTCTACAGGAGTTTGTGTTGGTAGCCTCCAAGGAGCTGGAATGTGCTGAGGATCCAGGCTCTGCTGGTGAGGCTGCCCGTGCTGGCCACTTCACTCTGGACCAGTGCCTGAACCTCTTCACTCGGCCTGAGGTGCTGGCACCGGAGGAGGCttg GTACTGCCCACAGTGTAAACAACACCGAGAGGCCTCCAAGCAACTGTTGCTATGGCGCCTTCCTAACGTACTTATTGTTCAGCTCAAGCGCTTCTCCTTTCGGAGTTTCATCTGGCGTGACAAGATCAATGACTTGGTGGAGTTCCCTGTTCG GAATCTGGACCTGAGCAAGTTCTGCATCGGTCAGAAAGAGGAACAGCTGCCTAGCTACGACCTGTATGCTGTCATCAACCACTACGGAGGCATGATTGGCGGCCACTACACTGCCTGTGCGCGTCTACCCAATGACCGCAGCAGCCAGCGCAGCGACGTGG GCTGGCGCTTGTTTGATGACAGCACGGTGACAACAGTAGACGAGAGCCAGGTCGTGACGCGTTATGCCTATGTACTCTTCTACCGTCGGCGAAACTCTCCTGTGGAGAGGCCCCCCAGGGCAGGTCACTCTGAGCACCACCCAGACCTAGGCCCTGCAGCTGAGGCTGCTGCCAGCCAG GCTTCCCGGATTTGGCGGGAGCTGGAGGCCGAGGAGGAACCGGTACCCGAGGGGCCTGTGCCCCTGGGTCCCTGGGGGCCCCAAGACTGGGTGGGCCCCCCACCACGTGGCCCTACCACATCAGATGAGGGCTGTCTCCGGTACTTTGTTCTGGGCACCGTGGCAGCTTTGGTGGCCCTCGTGCTCAACATGTTCTATCCTCTGGTATCCCAGAGTTGCTGGAGATGA
- the USP19 gene encoding ubiquitin carboxyl-terminal hydrolase 19 isoform X20 has translation MSGGASATGPRRGPPGLEEATSKKKQKDRANQESKDGDPRRGSTSSREEQAKEELLLDWRQSADEVIVKLRVGAGPLRLEEVDAAFTDTDCVVRLPGGRQWGGVFYAEIESSCTKVQARKGGLLQLALPKKVPLLTWPSLLAEAEEQLRVPPLNPQTCLLGSEENLALLTGEKTVSPRNDPVSPAMSRSRDPEKGDRSKEEMAVAADAVTLVDEPESMVNLAFVKNDSYEKGPDSVVVHVYVKEIRRDTSRVLFREQDFTLIFQTRDGNFLRLHPGCGPHTLFRWQVKLRNLIEPEQCTFCFTASRIDICLRKRQSQRWGGLEAPAARGAVGGAKVAVPTGPTPLDSAPPGGTPHPLTGQEEARAVEKEKPKPRSEDTGLDGVAARTPMEHVAPKPEPHLASPKPTCMVPPMPHSPVSGDSVEEEEEEEKKVCLPGFTGLVNLGNTCFMNSVIQSLSNTRELRDFFHDRSFETEINYNNPLGTGGRLAIGFAVLLRALWKGTHHAFQPSKLKAIVASKASQFTGYAQHDAQEFMAFLLDGLHEDLNRIQNKPYTETVDSDGRPDEVVAEEAWQRHKMRNDSFIVDLFQGQYKSKLVCPVCAKVSITFDPFLYLPVPLPQKQKVLPVFYFAREPHSKPIKFLVSISKENSSASEVLDSLSQSVHVKPENLRLAEVIKNRFHRVFLPSHSLDTVSPSDTLLCFELLSPELAKERVVVLEVQQRPQVPSIPISKCAACQRKQQSEDEKLKRCTRCYRVGYCNQLCQKTHWPDHKGLCRPENIGYPFLVSVPASRLIYARLAQLLEGYARYSVSVFQPPFQPGRMALESQGPGCTTLLSTSSLEAGDSERDPIQPPELQLVTPVAEGDTGVPRAWAAPDRGPVPSTSGVSSEVLASGPVEVGSLPAGERVSRPEAAVPGYQHPSEAMNSHTPQFFIYKIDASNREQRLEDKGDTPLELGEDCSLALVWRNNERLQEFVLVASKELECAEDPGSAGEAARAGHFTLDQCLNLFTRPEVLAPEEAWYCPQCKQHREASKQLLLWRLPNVLIVQLKRFSFRSFIWRDKINDLVEFPVRNLDLSKFCIGQKEEQLPSYDLYAVINHYGGMIGGHYTACARLPNDRSSQRSDVGWRLFDDSTVTTVDESQVVTRYAYVLFYRRRNSPVERPPRAGHSEHHPDLGPAAEAAASQGLGPGQAPEVAPTRTAPERFAPSVDRPAPTYSNMEEVD, from the exons ATGTCTGGTGGGGCCAGCGCCACAGGCCCAAGGAGGGGTCCCCCAGGATTGGAGGAGGCCACCAGTAAGAAGAAGCAGAAGGATCGAGCAAACCAGGAGAGCAAGGATGGAGATCCTAGGAGAG GGTCGACATCTTCTCGGGAGGAGCAGGCCAAAGAGG AGTTGTTGCTTGATTGGAGGCAGAGTGCAGATGAGGTGATTGTCAAGCTGCGTGTGGGAGCAGGTCCCCTGCGGCTGGAGGAAGTGGATGCTGCTTTCACGGACACAGACTGCGTGGTGCGGCTTCCAG GTGGTCGGCAGTGGGGTGGTGTTTTCTACGCTGAAATAGAAAGTTCTTGCACCAAAGTACAAGCTCGTAAAGGTGGCCTCCTGCAGCTGGCACTGCCCAAGAAGGTGCCTCTGCTCACATGGCCCTCTCTTCTG GCAGAAGCTGAGGAACAGCTCCGGGTACCACCATTGAACCCCCAGACCTGCCTCTTGGGCTCAGAGGAGAATCTAGCACTCTTGACAGGAGAAAAGACTGTGTCTCCCAGGAATGACCCAGTCTCCCCAGCCATGTCCCGGAGCAGAGACCCTGAGAAAGGTGACCGTTCCAAAGAGGAGATGGCAGTGGCAGCAGATGCTGTAACCTTGGTGGATG AGCCGGAATCCATGGTGAACCTGGCATTTGTCAAGAATGACTCATATGAAAAGGGGCCAGATTCCGTGGTGGTGCACGTGTACGTGAAAGAAATCCGCAGGGACACCTCTCGAGTGCTTTTCCGCGAGCAGGACTTCACACTTATCTTCCAGACCAG GGATGGAAACTTCCTGAGACTACACCCGGGCTGTGGGCCCCACACCCTCTTCCGTTggcaggtgaagctcag GAACCTGATTGAACCTGAGCAGTGCACCTTCTGCTTCACCGCCTCTCGCATTGACATCTGCCTCCGTAAGCGGCAAAGTCAGCGCTGGGGGGGCCTGGAGGCCCCAGCTGCACGAG GTGCAGTGGGTGGTGCAAAGGTTGCCGTGCCGACAGGTCCAACCCCTCTGGATTCAGCACCACCAGGAGGtacccctcaccccctcacaGGACAGGAGGAAGCTCGGGCTGTGGAGAAGGAAAAACCCAAGCCTCGGTCTGAGGACACGGGGTTGGATGGTGTGGCTGCCCGTACGCCCATGGAGCATGTAGCCCCAAAGCCAGAGCCACACCTGGCCTCG CCCAAGCCCACATGTATGGTGCCTCCAATGCCTCATAGCCCAGTGAGTGGAGAcagtgtggaggaagaggaggaggaagagaagaaggtgTGTCTGCCAGGCTTCACTGGCCTTGTCAACCTAGGCAACACTTGCTTCATGAACAGTGTTATTCAGTCTTTGTCTAACACTCGGGAGCTCCGTGACTTCTTCCATG ACCGCTCCTTTGAGACTGAGATCAACTACAACAACCCATTGGGGACTGGTGGGCGTCTGGCCATTGGCTTTGCTGTGCTGCTCCGGGCGCTATGGAAGGGCACTCACCATGCCTTCCAGCCTTCCAAGTTGAAG GCCATTGTGGCGAGCAAGGCCAGCCAGTTCACAGGCTATGCACAGCATGATGCCCAGGAGTTCATGGCTTTCTTGCTGGATGGGCTGCATGAAGACCTGAATCGCATTCAGAACAAGCCATACACAGAGACTGTGGACTCGGATGGGCGGCCTGATGAG GTGGTGGCTGAAGAAGCATGGCAGCGGCATAAGATGCGGAATGACTCTTTCATCGTAGACCTATTTCAGGGGCAGTATAAGTCGAAGCTGGTGTGCCCTGTGTGTGCCAAG GTCTCCATCACTTTCGACCCATTCCTCTACCTGCCGGTACCCTTGCCACAGAAGCAGAAGGTTCTCCCCGTCTTCTATTTTGCCCGGGAGCCCCACAGCAAGCCTATCAAG TTTCTGGTGAGCATCAGCAAGGAGAACTCCAGCGCAAGTGAAGTGTTGGACTCCCTGTCTCAGAGTGTCCACGTGAAGCCTGAGAACCTGCGTCTGGCTGAG GTGATAAAGAATCGTTTCCACCGTGTGTTCCTGCCCTCCCACTCATTGGACACCGTGTCCCCATCTGACACACTCCTCTGCTTTGAGCTGCTATCCCCAGAGTTGGCTAAGGAACGGGTGGTGGTGCTAGAGGTGCAGCAG CGCCCCCAGGTGCCCAGCATCCCCATCTCCAAGTGTGCAGCCTGCCAGCGGAAGCAGCAGTCAGAAGATGAGAAGCTGAAGCGTTGTACTCGGTGCTACCGCGTGGGCTACTGCAACCA gcTCTGCCAGAAAACCCACTGGCCTGACCACAAGGGTCTCTGCCGCCCTGAGAATATTGGCTACCCATTTCTGGTCAGTGTACCTGCCTCACGTCTCATTTACGCTCGTCTTGCTCAGCTGCTAGAGGGCTATGCCCG GTACTCTGTGAGTGTATTCCAGCCACCCTTCCAGCCTGGCCGCATGGCCTTGGagtcccagggccctggctgcACTACGTTGCTCTCCACTAGCTCCCTGGAGGCTGGGGACAGTGAGAGGGACCCGATTCAGCCGCCTGAGCTCCAGTTGGTGACCCCTGTGGCTGAGGGGGACACAGGGGTCCCTCGGGCATGGGCGGCCCCTGACCGGGGCCCTGTGCCCAGCACCAGTGGCGTTTCTTCTGAGGTGCTGGCCAGTGGGCCTGTTGAAGTTGGCTCCTTGCCTGCTGGTGAGAGGGTGTCTCGGCCCGAAG CTGCTGTGCCCGGATATCAGCATCCAAGTGAAGCCATGAACTCCCACACACCCCagttcttcatctataaaattgatgCATCTAACCGAGAGCAGCGGCTGGAGGACAAAG GAGACACCCCCCTGGAGCTGGGTGAGGACTGTAGTCTGGCTCTAGTCTGGCGAAACAATGAGCGTCTACAGGAGTTTGTGTTGGTAGCCTCCAAGGAGCTGGAATGTGCTGAGGATCCAGGCTCTGCTGGTGAGGCTGCCCGTGCTGGCCACTTCACTCTGGACCAGTGCCTGAACCTCTTCACTCGGCCTGAGGTGCTGGCACCGGAGGAGGCttg GTACTGCCCACAGTGTAAACAACACCGAGAGGCCTCCAAGCAACTGTTGCTATGGCGCCTTCCTAACGTACTTATTGTTCAGCTCAAGCGCTTCTCCTTTCGGAGTTTCATCTGGCGTGACAAGATCAATGACTTGGTGGAGTTCCCTGTTCG GAATCTGGACCTGAGCAAGTTCTGCATCGGTCAGAAAGAGGAACAGCTGCCTAGCTACGACCTGTATGCTGTCATCAACCACTACGGAGGCATGATTGGCGGCCACTACACTGCCTGTGCGCGTCTACCCAATGACCGCAGCAGCCAGCGCAGCGACGTGG GCTGGCGCTTGTTTGATGACAGCACGGTGACAACAGTAGACGAGAGCCAGGTCGTGACGCGTTATGCCTATGTACTCTTCTACCGTCGGCGAAACTCTCCTGTGGAGAGGCCCCCCAGGGCAGGTCACTCTGAGCACCACCCAGACCTAGGCCCTGCAGCTGAGGCTGCTGCCAGCCAG GGACTAGGCCCTGGCCAGGCCCCCGAGGTGGCCCCCACGCGGACAGCCCCTGAACGCTTCGCCCCCTCTGTGGACCGCCCAGCCCCCACCTACAGCAACATGGAGGAGGTCGATTAG